CGTCCTGTTGGGACTGATCGTGACGGCCACGCCCTTCGGCATCATTATGACTGGAATCGGGGTCATCAGCCTGGCCGGTGTCGTCGTAAACAATGCCATCGTGCTGATCGATTACATCAGAAAACTACGAAACCGCGGTCTGCGGCGGAGGGAAGCGATCGTCCAGGGCGGGGTGACCCGGCTACGGCCGGTCCTTTTGACGGCGATCACGACCATCCTCGGCCTCATTCCCCTGACCACCGGGTTCAGCTTCAATTTTATGACGCTCTCGCTCGAGATCGGCGGAGAAAGCTCGCAGTGGTGGGGTCCCATGGGCGTAGCCGTGATCTTCGGACTGGCCATAGCCACGGTGTTGACCCTGATCGTGGTGCCCGTCATGTACGACTTCGTGTCGGGATGGGCCGAGCGGGGTGACAAGGCAGCGAAGGCAGAAGAAGAAAACGGGCGGGATAGCGGTGTCGCCGTTGATCAGCCCGTACCAGCGGTATGAACGTAAGCCGGAGAGTAAAGCTGGAGGATAGCATGATTCGCACCGTGATAAATGCAGTGGTGTCGATCGCTATTGCGGTCGGCGTCGCACTTCCGTTGTCCGCCCAGCAAGACGACGAGATCGTGCTTACGCTTGACCGGGCCGTCGAGCTTGCGCTCAGGAATAACGAATCCCTGTTGAGTACCAGGGTGGAGGAAGACCGTGCCCGGGCGCGCGTGAGGGAAGCCTATTCCGAAGCGCTGCCTAAGCTCGACTTCAGCAGTTCCATTACACGGAACTGGGCCCTTCCGGAGTTTAATTTCGGCGGCCAGACCTTCAAAGTCGGTACCGACAACGTAATCAACTTCGGACTCGATCTTTCCCAGACCATCTATCGGGGCGGACAGGTCGGCGTCGGCCTGAGAATCGCGCGTTACTACCAGCGGATTTCGGCATCCAACACGGACCGGATGCGAGGAAACATCGTGCACCAGATCCACGACGGGTACTACGATGTCCTATTGGCCGAAGCCACGCTGGAGGTCTCCACGGCGGCCTATGACCGTGCCGAGGCCCAGTACGAAGGCGTACAACGTTTTTACGAAGCCGGGACGGTATCGGACTATGACGTACTCAGGGCCCGGGTGGAAGTGACCAACGCCCTCCCGCCGGTCACCCAGGCCAGGAACCGGCTCGCGATCGCAAAAGCGGACCTCAAGCGCCTCATCGGGCTGCCCCGGCAGGCGCGTATACGGTGTACCGGCAGCCTCGACGTTGATGTATCCGGCTTGCCGGAGGACATCGAAACCGCCGTGGACCAGGCGCTTTCAAACCGATCGGACCTGAAAGCCGCCCGGTTGCAGACCACGATGAACGATGCGGCGATCCGGCTTGCCCGGGGAGAAAACGGGCTCGACGTATCGCTTTCCGCGGGATACCTGATGCAGGCCCAGGTGAACGACCCCGGTTTCAAGTCGATCGGGTTCAACGACTTCTCCCGAAGCTGGAACACGCTCATTAACGTATCGATTCCGGTCTTCGACGGGAGGCAGAACTCGGGCCGTATCATGCAGGCCCAGGCGGACTATGAGCTGTCGCGTTACGTCGAACGCCAGCTCGGGAAGCAGATCGAGGTGGACGCCACCGAGGCCGTGCTCAATGTGTTGGAGGCGTCGGAACGCGTAAGGGCGGGCGAGGAGGCCGTCGAACTGGCCAGCCGCGGCCTGTCCATCGCGCGGGTACAGTACGAGGGCGGCGTCAGCACCCAACTCGAGCTCATCGACGCCCAGTTCGTCCTGAAGCAGGCCGAGACCGATCACGTTACGGCGAAGTACGACTACGCCACGGCTGCTGCGAACCTGCGGAATGTCCTGGGCATGATGGACGATCGATCCGATGACCGGTAACGCAACCGGTTCGTTGCGGTCTACCGCGCCATGCCGGGCCCCCGGTAAGCGCGTGTGAAAGGCAGGCCGAAGGGTTCCTCGAAGGGCCGGAAGGGCACCAGGTCCGCGATCTCCTGCACCCGGTCCAGGACTGCCACCGGGAGCGGCCCCGACGCCACGTAACCGACGTTCTGCTCGACCTCCTCGACCGACCTCGATCCCGACAGGACCGTAGAGACGGCGGGATTGGACAACACCCAGCGGATCGCGAGTTCCGGAAGCGGCATATCCAGCTCCTCCACCAGGGCGTACAGCCGTCTGAACTGCTCGCGCCGGGGCGGTGACAACCAGGGCGCCCCGCGCTCCACCTGCTCCGTGAAACACGCGGATAGCGCCCCCTGCTGCAAGGGAGATCCCACGACAACCCCCATGTGCTGCTTCAAGGCTTCGGGAAGCACAGCGTGGATCGCTTCCTGCCAGAGCAGGCTGTAGTTGAATGCCGTAAGCACGATGTCATACGCGCCGGTCGCCATGATGGCGGGCAGCGTATACGCAGTGGTGCCGCCCAGACCGGTGTACCGGATCACGCCTTCGGACTTCAGCGCATCGATCAGCTCGCAAACGGGACCGTGAAACCGTTCCCAGTCCGTAAACCAGTCATACTGGCCGGGGCGGTCCGGTTCGTGGATCATGAGTATGTCGATCGCGTCTCTCTTCAACAGTTCCAGGCTGGTCTCCACGGACCGGCGCAACTGGACCGGGTCCCTGGGATCGAAGGGTTGAGGCCGCCCGCCGAGCTTGGTGGAAAGGATGAAGGGTTGCGTCACCCCATCCAGAGCCAGCCCCATCACTTCCTCTGAATCGCGGTACGAAGGCGCCGTGTCCACGAAGTTTATTCCGAGTTCCAGTCTCCGCCGCACCGCCCGAATGCCCTCGGCCCGGTCCGAGCCATGGGATGAAACGAACAGACCGCCCATGCCGATCTCGCTGACCCGTATGCCGGTCTTCCCCAGGATCCTGTGTCGCATGACAGCCTCCGTGTGCCGATTACCTCTTCTTGACAGGCCTGGAATGGATTGTATATAGTCCGACCATCGCAACGCCAGCACATATTAGATAGACCGGCGTGTGTTTATCCGTCTCGGTACGTACCTGGACCGGACGGCGGACCGTCGGTTTCAGTGAGAGAACTTCGATGCCCTACAAGCTTCAGCCCGGCCGGATGCACATGATGCCGACCCATTTCGGACCTGCCGCCGGTCCACGGCAGGGGCCCGATGGACGCCGGTTCGACGGTGTGGACTCGCCGCGGACCACCTCGTATTCCGTGAGTTTCCTGACCCGGCCGGAACAGCTGGAAGCCCTGCTGCCGATTGGGTTCCGGCTGGCCGGTGATCCCGTGGTGACTGTGACGGTTTCTTATATGACCGAAATCGAGTGGCTGGCCGGGAGGGGTTACAACACCCTCGGCGTGAGTTTTCCGGCCGAGTACAGGGGGGAACGGGACCGGGCGCGCGGCCCTTTCCTCGCGGTATTGTGGGAGAACCTGGCCGATCCGATTCTCACCGGGAGGGAACAGCTCGGTTTCTCGAAGATATATTGCGCGATCCCGCCGCCATCCGTGCTGAACGGCGAGACGCGTTGCACGGCGGACTGGCTCGGATTCCGCTTCATGGAAATGAACCTGTCGGAAGTGGAAACGCCGCCCGCGGCAGCGGCCGAAGCACCCGCGGAGCCAGCCGAGGCAGTCGCGACAGGGACGGAGGACACCGAGCTAACCGGAACCCTGCACTACAAATATATACCACGGACCGGAGATTGGGACGAGGTCGACGCGGAATACGCCGTACTGACCCCGTCCGCCACTCCGAACCGCAGGGTGACTGCGCAGCGAACAGTCCGGGGAAGGGTGCGGTTCCACCGGGCGGATTGGCGGGACCTGCCCACGCAGTACCATATCGTGAACGCCCTGGCGGATCTGGAGAAAATCGCCTTCCCGGGCGCAAGTATCATGGAGACCGTCGGGGGCAAGGACCTCAGCGACCAGCGCATCCTGAGGTAGGCGGTCCGGATCGCCCACACCAATTACGGGAAGCACGCGCGTTCCTGGAGCGTACATGGACGGTCGAAGCGAACCGACGGAGCGAATCTTCCACCGTGCGCGGAAGGACCACTGGCCGAGGATTTCACACGGCACCGGATGCTACCTTTATGATACCGACGGCAGAGCCTACCTGGATGCCTGTGCCGGCGTGCATGTGGTCAGCATAGGCCACGGAGTGGAGGAAATCGCGGAGGCCATGGCCGGTCAGGCCCGGAAGGTCGCCTTCGCCTACGGCCAGTTCATCAGTCAGCCGCAGATCGACCTGGCCCGGAAGATCACCGATATGGCCCCGGAGGGATTGGGCCGGGTGTTTTTCGTGTCCGGCGGGTCGGAGGCCACGGAAGCGGCGCTGAAGATCGCACGGAAATACCATCTGGAGTCCGGCAACCCGTCCAAGTACCAGGTCATTTCATGCTGGCAGAGCTGGCACGGCAATACGATCGGCGCCCTGTCCATGTCGGGCCGGTCGGCCTGGCGGAAAGACTACACGCCGTACCTGCTTGATTTCCCTCACATAGCGCAACACAGCACCGACGAACTGGAACGCGTGATCCGCCAGGTCGGCGCAGAGTACATTTCCGCCTTTATCGTCGAGCCCATCCTGGGAACCTCCGCGGCCGGACTGGCGCCGCCGGACGATTACTTCAGCAAGGTAAGGGACCTCTGCGATCACTACCGGATTCTCTTGATCATCGATGAGGTCGTCACCGGGTACGGAAGGACCGGGGTTGACTTCGGGATCGACCACTGGGGTGTCGTCCCGGACCTGATGGCTACCGGGAAGGGCCTGAGCAGCGGATACACGCCCATCGCCGCGACGATAGCGCGGGACGAGATTTACGAGACCATCTATGAAACCGCGCCGGCCTTCGTACATGGCCATACCTACGGCGGCAATCCCCTTTCCTGCGCCACCGCGCTGGCCGTGCAGGAATACGTCGAACGTCATGATCTCGTCGCGCGTTGCGCCGAAATGGGTGAGATGATGCTGGATCACCTGCAGCCGCTGACCGAACTGCCCATGGTGAGCACGGTGCGCGGGAAGGGCCTGCTCTGCGGAGTCGAGTTTGCGGCGGATAAGGCGCGGGGCGCGCTTTTCGATCCGTCGCTGGGCGTGACGGGCCGGGTGGTCCGGGAAGCCTTCGATCGGGGCGTACTGATCATGCCGGGCGCGCCGGGACCCGTGGACGGCGTCTACGGCGATCACGTCGCGATCAGTCCGCCCTACACCGTCAACGAAGACGAGGTGGTCCGGATCGCTACGGTGCTCGGTGAAGCAGTGGAAGCGGTCGAGCGGACGCTCTGACCCTGGCACGCCCCGCCCCTATTGTATGTAGTTCTTTACGCCCAGGTCCAGGTAGGACCGGTAGGCTCCGTCGGCAAAAAGCTGGCTGAACGAGCGCGTGTACTGGAGTACGGTGGTCATCAGGTCCCGTTCCACCCGCAGCGGATGGGCGCGCTGCCTCAGGTTGACGTAGGCGCGAATCAATACGCTTCGACCGTCCGTGGGCAGATACCGGACGTTTGCCGCGAACTCGTCGAGACGGCCCTCGGGCTGGAGGTAGTACTCTACGTTCGAAAGATAGAACGCGGAGATGCGGTCCCCCCTTCCCCGAACGAAATCCCCAATGGCCCTGAGGGCATGGCCGCCCGCGAAGTCTCCCGTGACGGGAATGATGGCGTTGCGGGCCTGCATATCGCGGATGAACCGGTAGTCTTCGTCCGAAGCCAGGAAATTGCCGTAAGCACCCTTTAGGTCCCGGCCCAGAAGGAACGTCCTGTAGGTAATGAAGGATATGCCCCGGTCCCCGTCCGACCGGTACTCCCACCTCAGGTCCAGATGCCGCTCGAAGAATGAACGGTACAGCTCGGACACGCGCCGGGCATCACGATCTCCCGACAACACCTCGAAAGTGTTAATCCAATCCCGGATGCGCTCCAGGTTGCGGCGGAACAGATCTTCGTCTCCGTCCGTTCGATCGAAATATGTCACCAACGCTTCGATCGTGGGCTGGGCGTCAGTGAATCCGGCACGCGATATGGGTTTGCTGAAGAGGATGGAAAGGAATTCCGCCCGTGATTCCGCCAGGGCGAAAATAGCCTTGTAAAGCAGGTGCTCGATGAGGTTGTCCCGGCGGATGTCGAGAATGAACGCGTACCGCGGGCGAACCTGCGCGATGTAGGTGAAATTCTGGTCCGGCCCCACGCCGATGTAGACACCGCCCTCGACACCGAGCCGCTTAAGCGTATGCTTTACGTGGAGATAGCCGGCCTCATTGGAGACGAGGTTGTCGCTGTCGAAAAACCCGCCGGGCTCCGAAAGGGTATCCACAAGGGTCGCATAGCGTTCCGGAGAAAAGGACACGGTGGAGTCCGCCTGCCCGGCACCGCCACAACCCGCGATCAGAAGGAGCATGACGGCAAGGCCGGCCAACCCCGTTCCGGTTCTGAGCATGGATTCCTTTCCCTGGATATTTCGGTGGATTGTCGACTCGTCATTCAGGTCTCACAAATCTTATCTACTATAGCACAGGTCACGGTGGATTCAAAGTTGTTTGTGGACGAAGAAACCCGCTCAGTGATCCATCCATTTGCCGCGGTCCAGGGACCGGTACTGTATGGCTTCGGCCACATGCTCGGCATTTATCGATTCCCCGCCGGCCAGGTCGCTGATGGTCCGGGCGACTTTCAGGACGCGATCGTAGGCCCTGGCGGAAAGACCCAGACGGGCAATGGCGTTTCGCAACAGGTCGTGGGCCCTGCCGTCCAATCCACAGTATTGACGCAGTTCGCGGGGTGTCATGTGTGCGTTTCCAAAAGCGCCGGGATGGTTGGCAAAACGCGGCAACTGTCGTTCCCTGGCCCGGTTGATCCGGTCTCTGACGCGGCGGGAAGGTTCACCGCCGGAACGGCCGCTGAGGTCCCCGTATGGTACCGGCGGCACCTCGACGTGTAAATCGATCCGGTCGAGCAGCGGACCCGAGATCCGGGACATGTACTGGTGTATCCGGGGCGGCGGACAGGTGCATTCGCGGCCCGGGTCGCCGAGGTATCCGCAAGGACACGGATTCATGGCCGCGACCAGGTTGAACCGCGCGGGATAGGAAAGGGACCTGGAAACGCGGGACAGGTTGACCTTGCCGTCTTCAAGGGGCTGCCGGAGCAATTCGAGCACATGCTTCCGGAATTCAGGCAACTCGTCCAGAAAGAGCACGCCGTTGTGGGCAAGAGACACCTCTCCGGGTCTCGGTATGCTCCCGCCGCCGATCAGGCCCGCTTCCGTGATGGTGTGGTGAGGCGCCCGGAAGGGCCGGGTGGTGACCAAAGGGGTAAAGGGCGGGATTTTCCCCGCAACACTGTGAATCTGGGTCGTTTCCAGTGCTTCCTCCAGCGTGAAATCGGGCAGTACGGACGGCACGCAGCGGGCGAGCAGCGTCTTGCCGGAACCCGGTGGACCGATGAGCAGCAGGTTGTGTGATCCCGCGGCGGCCACTTCGATAGCGCGCTTGGCGTGATCCTGTCCTTTGACGATGGAGAAATCGAAGGGATAATCCGCACCGGAAGAAAGCATTGGCCCGGCATCGTGCAGGGACCGTTCAATTCGCTTCCGACCCTGGAGGAAGTGGACCGCGGATTCCAGGGACGGCACGCCGTAAACGTCGATACCGCCGCCCATTGCAGCTTCTTCCGCGTTCTCGCTCGGAACGATCAGCCTGCGCGCGCCGAGGCGGTGTGCGGCGAGCGCAACGGGCAGCGCGCCCCGGATCGGCCGAAGCGCGCCGTCCAGCGACAGCTCGCCCAGCAGGATCGTGCCTTCAAGCGACTGGGCCGGCAACTGTGCCGACGCGGCGAGAATGCCCACGGCAATGGGCAGGTCGAAGGAAGTACCCGCCTTGCGCACGTCCGCGGGGGCCAGGTTGACGGTGATACGCCGGTACGGATAGGTAAAACCGGACTGCTTGATGGCGGCCACGACGCGGTCCTTGCTCTCCCGC
The window above is part of the Gemmatimonadota bacterium genome. Proteins encoded here:
- a CDS encoding TolC family protein produces the protein MNVSRRVKLEDSMIRTVINAVVSIAIAVGVALPLSAQQDDEIVLTLDRAVELALRNNESLLSTRVEEDRARARVREAYSEALPKLDFSSSITRNWALPEFNFGGQTFKVGTDNVINFGLDLSQTIYRGGQVGVGLRIARYYQRISASNTDRMRGNIVHQIHDGYYDVLLAEATLEVSTAAYDRAEAQYEGVQRFYEAGTVSDYDVLRARVEVTNALPPVTQARNRLAIAKADLKRLIGLPRQARIRCTGSLDVDVSGLPEDIETAVDQALSNRSDLKAARLQTTMNDAAIRLARGENGLDVSLSAGYLMQAQVNDPGFKSIGFNDFSRSWNTLINVSIPVFDGRQNSGRIMQAQADYELSRYVERQLGKQIEVDATEAVLNVLEASERVRAGEEAVELASRGLSIARVQYEGGVSTQLELIDAQFVLKQAETDHVTAKYDYATAAANLRNVLGMMDDRSDDR
- a CDS encoding aldo/keto reductase, whose translation is MRHRILGKTGIRVSEIGMGGLFVSSHGSDRAEGIRAVRRRLELGINFVDTAPSYRDSEEVMGLALDGVTQPFILSTKLGGRPQPFDPRDPVQLRRSVETSLELLKRDAIDILMIHEPDRPGQYDWFTDWERFHGPVCELIDALKSEGVIRYTGLGGTTAYTLPAIMATGAYDIVLTAFNYSLLWQEAIHAVLPEALKQHMGVVVGSPLQQGALSACFTEQVERGAPWLSPPRREQFRRLYALVEELDMPLPELAIRWVLSNPAVSTVLSGSRSVEEVEQNVGYVASGPLPVAVLDRVQEIADLVPFRPFEEPFGLPFTRAYRGPGMAR
- a CDS encoding aminotransferase class III-fold pyridoxal phosphate-dependent enzyme — encoded protein: MDGRSEPTERIFHRARKDHWPRISHGTGCYLYDTDGRAYLDACAGVHVVSIGHGVEEIAEAMAGQARKVAFAYGQFISQPQIDLARKITDMAPEGLGRVFFVSGGSEATEAALKIARKYHLESGNPSKYQVISCWQSWHGNTIGALSMSGRSAWRKDYTPYLLDFPHIAQHSTDELERVIRQVGAEYISAFIVEPILGTSAAGLAPPDDYFSKVRDLCDHYRILLIIDEVVTGYGRTGVDFGIDHWGVVPDLMATGKGLSSGYTPIAATIARDEIYETIYETAPAFVHGHTYGGNPLSCATALAVQEYVERHDLVARCAEMGEMMLDHLQPLTELPMVSTVRGKGLLCGVEFAADKARGALFDPSLGVTGRVVREAFDRGVLIMPGAPGPVDGVYGDHVAISPPYTVNEDEVVRIATVLGEAVEAVERTL
- a CDS encoding YifB family Mg chelatase-like AAA ATPase, with the protein product MLSRVSSGAVQGIEAIPVVVETHITNGLPHFSTVGLPDSAVRESKDRVVAAIKQSGFTYPYRRITVNLAPADVRKAGTSFDLPIAVGILAASAQLPAQSLEGTILLGELSLDGALRPIRGALPVALAAHRLGARRLIVPSENAEEAAMGGGIDVYGVPSLESAVHFLQGRKRIERSLHDAGPMLSSGADYPFDFSIVKGQDHAKRAIEVAAAGSHNLLLIGPPGSGKTLLARCVPSVLPDFTLEEALETTQIHSVAGKIPPFTPLVTTRPFRAPHHTITEAGLIGGGSIPRPGEVSLAHNGVLFLDELPEFRKHVLELLRQPLEDGKVNLSRVSRSLSYPARFNLVAAMNPCPCGYLGDPGRECTCPPPRIHQYMSRISGPLLDRIDLHVEVPPVPYGDLSGRSGGEPSRRVRDRINRARERQLPRFANHPGAFGNAHMTPRELRQYCGLDGRAHDLLRNAIARLGLSARAYDRVLKVARTISDLAGGESINAEHVAEAIQYRSLDRGKWMDH